The sequence TCATGCCGCGGCCTTCGCCCGCTACGAGGAGATCATGCGCCCCTACGTCGCGACTGCCCACACGCTGGCACCCGGTGGTGTGGACGGCTTCCTTCCGCGCGGTCGATTCATGCTCCGGATGCGGGTGTTCACCGCTCGGCTCATGCACCACTGGCCGATGCGACAGATCGTCGCGCGGATGCTCGACAAGTCCGAGGCGATCGAGCTCGCGGACTACGCCTCGACCTCGGTCACTGTCGCCTGATCGCGGTCTCGTCGCCGTCGATCGGCTCCGCGCGCAGTGGGCCGAGGCGGTCGACCTCCGGAAGGGGCGGCCCTGATCTCGGAGCCCGCGCCGCCGTATCGGCCCCGCCGACGCGGTTGCTGCGTTCGGTGAGCGCGACGAGGGCCAGGTGGCGATCGGCGGTCCAGCACACGAGCCGTCCGCGCTGGTCCTTGGTGCGGGACAGGATGTCTGCGTCGGCCAGCAGCGTGAGGGCTCGATGGGCGGCCGTGGTCGAGACGCCGTGGCGCTCGGCGACCGAATCGAGCGTCAGGACCGGCTCGGCCGCAAGGTGCTCCAGGATGCGGAGGGCCACGGAGTCGCGTCTCGGCACGGCAGGCGCGAGGCCTTGCGCGCGGCGGTAGGCGATGAAGTCGGCGTTGATCTGCGCGTCCAATGAGGCGATGTCATCGGCGAGGTGCACGGCGTTCGTGGCAGCGATCTCGGTCGCCCTCGCGAAGCCGAGCACCCATTCGTCGAGGCGCGGAGGCTCCGCTCGGAAGGCCGAGAGCCCGGCGATGTATGAATCCGTATCGCCGGCGAAGACGGTACTGATCGGGATCAGTGCATGGCGCACGGCATCCGCACGTCGCAGTACCGTGTGGATGAGCGCCCGCCCGGTGCGCCCGTTGCCGTCGATGAAAGGGTGGATCGTCTCGAACTGGGCATGGGCGATGGCGGCACGGACCACGGCATTTCCTGAGGTCTCGGTGAGGAATCCGGCAAGGTCGGACACCAGTCGTTCCACCTCGGACTCGGGCGGGGGGATGAACTCGGCGCGCAGGGGGCTCCACCCGGCTCCCCCGACCCAGTTCTGCTCCGTCCGGAGCCCGCGCTCGAGGGAAGGCTCGATCACGTGTTGCAGATCCTCGATGTCGGAGACGCTGATGACGTGACGGTGATCTGCGAGCGTGTCGATCGCGTCTTCGGTTGCGCGGACGTTGGCGATCACGTCGAGCGCGACGCGGGGACCGTGATGGAGGAGCTCGGCCACCGCGAGGCGCTTGGGTGTGATGCGGTTGCCTTCGATCCATGATGACGAGATGCTCTCCGACCGGATGAGCAGGTGGTTCAGATAGGAGGATCGGGAGCCGATGCGCTCGTCGGCACGCGCGAGTACGGTGAGGGCGTCTTCCGCAGCGGCCTGGGCGTCGGGGCCGATCGGAGGGAGTGCAGACCCGAGTTCATCGGGGATGTAGGCGCGGTAGCGTCCGGCCGCGCGGTCGCGTCGGCTCAGCTGACCGTACCCGGTCGGGTTCCACAAGCGTTCGACGAAACGTGCCATGGTCGCCTCCTAACGTGGGCGACCGTGTCGCTTGATTAACTTTAGCGCATCTAAAGTTAATCAAGTCCGGAGTTCGGCGATCTTCGCCTCGATCGGCGCCCAGCCGCTGTCGAGCAGCCGGAATCCTGCGTCCAGGGTGCCGAGGGGGTCGTCGCTGTCGTTGACGAGCAGCTGCATCTGCAGCACGAACCGGGCGTAGACACGGATCTCGGCGATCGGGTCGGCGAGACCGAGTTCTTCGGCGATGGCGTCGGCGAGCGCGTCTTCGTGCCGGAGCCACATCTTCGCCGCGTAATCGCGCAGTGCCGGCGTCTCGTTGAGGAAGCGCAGGAACACACGGGTGACGTCGTTGCCGTGCTCGTCGACGTTCGCGCGGAGCTCGGCCGTATAGAAGTCGTGGATCGCACGGTTGATCGTGGTGCCCGTCGGCCGGTCTCGGACGGTGGAGACGAGGCGGTCGCGCTGCTCGTCGTCCTCGTCGAAGACGAGGGCTTCCTTCTGCGGGAAGTGCGCGAAGACGGTGGTGGGGGAGACGTCGGCGGCGTCGGCGACCTCGCGGATGCTCACGTTGTCGAAGCCGCGCTCGAGGAACATCATCGTCGCGACGTCGGAGATCGCCTTGCGGGTCGCGGCCTTCTTCCGTTCGCGGCGCCCGAGGGGCTCTGGGGTCGTCATGTCCTCACCTTATCGTGAACCGACCACAAAACTGGCTTGACACCAAAACTGGTATCGCTACACTTTCGGTATGACTTCACCTAACACCCTCACGCGTCGGGAACAGAACCGCGCGTGGATCA is a genomic window of Microbacterium maritypicum containing:
- a CDS encoding Fic family protein: MARFVERLWNPTGYGQLSRRDRAAGRYRAYIPDELGSALPPIGPDAQAAAEDALTVLARADERIGSRSSYLNHLLIRSESISSSWIEGNRITPKRLAVAELLHHGPRVALDVIANVRATEDAIDTLADHRHVISVSDIEDLQHVIEPSLERGLRTEQNWVGGAGWSPLRAEFIPPPESEVERLVSDLAGFLTETSGNAVVRAAIAHAQFETIHPFIDGNGRTGRALIHTVLRRADAVRHALIPISTVFAGDTDSYIAGLSAFRAEPPRLDEWVLGFARATEIAATNAVHLADDIASLDAQINADFIAYRRAQGLAPAVPRRDSVALRILEHLAAEPVLTLDSVAERHGVSTTAAHRALTLLADADILSRTKDQRGRLVCWTADRHLALVALTERSNRVGGADTAARAPRSGPPLPEVDRLGPLRAEPIDGDETAIRRQ
- a CDS encoding TetR/AcrR family transcriptional regulator, which gives rise to MTTPEPLGRRERKKAATRKAISDVATMMFLERGFDNVSIREVADAADVSPTTVFAHFPQKEALVFDEDDEQRDRLVSTVRDRPTGTTINRAIHDFYTAELRANVDEHGNDVTRVFLRFLNETPALRDYAAKMWLRHEDALADAIAEELGLADPIAEIRVYARFVLQMQLLVNDSDDPLGTLDAGFRLLDSGWAPIEAKIAELRT